The following are from one region of the Gemmatimonadota bacterium genome:
- a CDS encoding fibronectin type III domain-containing protein yields the protein MSIRNQAVVLTAAALLATSIGACGDDPVEPPPTPQPPGAPTGVSMLVSGRSITISWGAGADATSYRVTLASPGEVTRTENTTETAVTFDDLTAGATYTGQVFSINSEGEAASAAATASIPEDPPAFQAVVDDILEDAHWSADKVWILTRPIFVGRDCGADGDKDGCVHATLTIDPGTTVVGRTDLSQGVRGAYLVVSRGSKLIADATGENRRPTADEVIVFTSDKPRGDRDRGDWGGLVINGMARTNAGDEAEGEGDSGFFGGNDDEDDSGILRGVRIEYAGDDVTPSDQLNGLALQGVGSGTTISYVQIHYNVDDGIEPFGGAVSVDHLVVTGIGDDSVDGTDGYRGFMQFIIGQQRGDKADNGMELSNSGSENPNASPLSTAVIANATMIGADEDFQTGEIGGPNGDRGVQFREASRYRVYNSIFRDFGDAGFCVEGGPAVLAANSRVSGVADPSQTISLEGSVVWNNAGAADSDENFEGCDGYTTAQNKAFFTTDGFNNLVADPMLRDGYNDIGTMASPPDIVASAAPSGYAAFDLSTVEFDGINLFAPADGRTLVATDYPGAVAPGTTLADAWYYGWTIWSIDGSDSRANHTGN from the coding sequence ATGAGCATCCGCAACCAGGCTGTAGTTCTGACCGCAGCCGCCCTCCTCGCCACGAGCATCGGCGCCTGCGGCGACGATCCCGTCGAACCCCCGCCCACCCCGCAGCCGCCCGGGGCTCCCACCGGCGTGAGCATGCTTGTGAGCGGCAGGAGCATAACGATAAGCTGGGGTGCAGGGGCCGACGCCACGAGCTATCGAGTCACGCTGGCGAGCCCCGGCGAGGTAACCCGCACCGAGAACACCACCGAGACCGCGGTCACCTTCGACGACCTGACCGCAGGCGCGACCTACACCGGCCAGGTTTTCTCGATCAACTCGGAGGGCGAGGCGGCGTCGGCCGCGGCCACCGCCTCCATTCCCGAGGATCCACCCGCCTTTCAGGCGGTGGTCGACGACATCCTGGAAGACGCGCACTGGAGCGCGGACAAGGTCTGGATCCTGACCCGGCCCATCTTCGTCGGCAGGGACTGCGGCGCGGACGGCGACAAGGATGGCTGCGTGCACGCCACCCTCACCATCGACCCAGGCACGACCGTCGTGGGCAGGACCGACCTCTCGCAGGGAGTTCGCGGCGCCTACCTGGTCGTCAGCCGAGGCTCGAAGCTGATCGCCGACGCCACCGGCGAGAACCGTCGTCCGACGGCCGACGAGGTCATCGTCTTCACCTCCGACAAGCCTCGCGGCGACCGCGATCGGGGCGACTGGGGCGGCCTCGTCATCAACGGCATGGCGCGGACGAACGCTGGTGACGAGGCCGAGGGCGAAGGCGACTCAGGCTTCTTCGGCGGAAACGACGACGAGGACGACTCGGGCATCCTGCGCGGCGTGCGCATCGAGTACGCCGGTGACGACGTAACCCCGTCCGACCAGCTGAACGGCCTGGCCCTCCAGGGCGTCGGCTCCGGCACCACTATCTCCTACGTCCAGATCCACTACAACGTGGACGACGGCATCGAGCCCTTCGGCGGTGCCGTCTCCGTCGACCACCTTGTGGTCACCGGCATCGGCGACGACTCGGTGGACGGCACCGACGGCTACCGCGGCTTCATGCAGTTCATCATCGGCCAGCAGCGAGGAGACAAGGCCGACAACGGCATGGAGCTCTCGAACAGCGGCTCCGAAAACCCGAACGCCTCGCCCCTTTCGACGGCGGTAATAGCCAACGCGACCATGATCGGCGCGGACGAGGATTTCCAGACCGGCGAGATCGGCGGCCCGAACGGCGACCGCGGCGTGCAGTTCCGCGAGGCTTCCCGCTATCGGGTCTACAACTCCATCTTCCGCGACTTCGGCGACGCCGGCTTCTGCGTGGAAGGCGGTCCGGCCGTGCTGGCGGCCAACTCCAGAGTCTCGGGGGTCGCCGATCCCTCGCAGACGATCTCCCTGGAGGGCTCCGTGGTCTGGAACAACGCCGGGGCGGCCGATTCGGACGAAAACTTCGAGGGCTGCGACGGCTACACAACGGCCCAAAACAAGGCCTTCTTCACGACCGACGGATTCAACAACCTCGTCGCCGATCCCATGCTTCGCGACGGCTACAACGACATCGGCACCATGGCCTCGCCGCCCGACATCGTGGCGAGCGCCGCTCCGTCGGGCTACGCCGCCTTCGACCTGAGCACGGTCGAGTTCGACGGGATCAACCTTTTCGCTCCCGCCGACGGTCGGACCCTGGTGGCGACCGACTATCCGGGTGCGGTGGCGCCGGGCACGACTCTGGCCGACGCCTGGTACTACGGCTGGACGATCTGGTCCATCGACGGATCGGACTCTCGCGCCAACCACACCGGCAATTGA
- a CDS encoding 2-isopropylmalate synthase, which yields MFSSSTRAAGSSSITTSSEGTGVFRLLRRPPVACQHRGGTVKESELIHDWNAVGADFDWGGLKGVQLNDETLRDGLQNPSVVDPAIEDKIELVHLMDRLGIQCADVGLPGAGPRAMGAVEEVCREIAGQRLALRPNCAARTVVEDVVPIVEISQRVGMPVEACIFIGTSPIRQYAEEWTLDDILLRSENAVAFAVGRGLPVTMVTEDTTRTRPEDLKAIYRSAISWGVTRICLSDTVGHATPAGARALVHFALREIVAPSGAEVGVDWHGHRDRGFGVVNALAAMTAGATRLHGTALGIGERCGNTEMDLLLVNLKLVGIHDADLTVLPEYCKLAARACQVPLVHSYPVVGRDAFRTATGVHAAAIVKAEVKGDSWLADRIYSGVPASMVGREQRIDIGPMSGMSNVRHWLRAHGYDAGDDALCERIFRAAKRTDHTLTEEEIGTVAAAHYE from the coding sequence ATGTTTTCGTCGAGCACGAGAGCGGCTGGAAGCTCCTCAATTACGACGAGCTCTGAGGGCACGGGTGTCTTCCGGCTCCTGAGGCGACCTCCTGTCGCCTGCCAGCACAGAGGAGGCACGGTGAAGGAATCGGAGCTCATACACGACTGGAACGCGGTCGGAGCGGATTTCGACTGGGGCGGCCTCAAGGGAGTCCAGCTCAACGACGAGACTCTGCGCGACGGTCTCCAGAACCCGTCCGTCGTCGATCCCGCCATCGAAGACAAGATCGAGCTTGTCCACCTCATGGACCGGCTCGGCATACAGTGCGCCGATGTCGGTCTTCCCGGAGCCGGGCCCCGCGCCATGGGTGCGGTCGAGGAGGTCTGCCGCGAGATAGCCGGGCAGCGGCTGGCCTTACGTCCGAACTGCGCCGCGCGCACGGTGGTCGAGGACGTCGTACCCATAGTCGAGATCTCTCAGCGGGTGGGGATGCCGGTCGAGGCGTGCATCTTCATCGGGACCTCGCCGATCCGGCAGTACGCCGAGGAGTGGACGCTCGACGACATCCTCCTCCGATCGGAGAATGCGGTCGCTTTCGCGGTCGGTAGGGGCCTTCCCGTGACAATGGTCACCGAGGACACCACTCGAACCCGCCCCGAGGACCTGAAGGCGATCTACCGCTCGGCGATCTCCTGGGGGGTGACGCGCATCTGCCTTTCCGACACCGTGGGTCACGCGACCCCGGCCGGTGCGCGGGCGCTCGTCCATTTCGCGCTCAGGGAGATCGTCGCGCCATCCGGAGCGGAAGTGGGCGTGGACTGGCACGGCCATCGCGATCGGGGCTTCGGGGTCGTCAACGCTCTCGCCGCGATGACCGCCGGGGCCACCAGGCTGCATGGCACCGCCTTGGGCATCGGCGAGCGCTGCGGCAACACGGAGATGGATCTCCTTCTCGTCAACCTCAAGCTCGTGGGAATCCACGACGCCGACCTCACGGTGCTTCCCGAATACTGCAAGCTCGCCGCCCGGGCCTGCCAGGTGCCGCTCGTCCACTCCTATCCGGTCGTTGGGCGCGACGCGTTCCGCACGGCGACCGGCGTTCACGCGGCGGCCATCGTCAAGGCCGAGGTCAAGGGCGACTCCTGGCTCGCCGACCGCATCTACTCCGGCGTGCCCGCCTCCATGGTGGGGCGCGAGCAACGCATCGACATCGGTCCCATGTCGGGCATGTCCAACGTGCGCCACTGGTTGCGCGCCCACGGCTACGACGCCGGCGACGACGCCCTCTGCGAGCGTATTTTCCGCGCCGCCAAGAGAACCGATCATACGCTCACCGAGGAGGAGATCGGCACGGTGGCGGCAGCGCACTACGAATGA
- a CDS encoding response regulator transcription factor, with amino-acid sequence MSVEDRGKSKRHYRILVVEDDPAIAALVAYQLTKEGFRVETAVDGGQAISSCNRAPPDLVVLDRMLPKIGGDEVLRQLRSEARSIPVLMLTARREQEDRVEGLEMGADDYLTKPFSPRELVLRVRAILRRVSESGRGACGPVLRAGGIVLDLGSFDTDVDGEPIALTPTEFRLLQALMERPGHTQSRRLLLEKAWGYSSEISFRMQTRTVDMHVRRLRTKLGPAGEQIQTVRGFGYRFGSSVAHGSRR; translated from the coding sequence ATGAGCGTCGAGGATCGCGGGAAAAGCAAGCGCCACTACCGGATCCTGGTGGTGGAAGACGATCCGGCCATCGCCGCCCTCGTCGCCTACCAGCTTACCAAGGAGGGCTTCCGGGTCGAGACCGCGGTCGACGGCGGCCAGGCTATCAGCTCCTGCAACCGCGCGCCCCCCGACCTCGTGGTCCTCGATCGCATGCTCCCGAAGATCGGCGGCGACGAAGTGCTCCGCCAACTGCGCTCCGAGGCGCGGTCGATCCCGGTGCTCATGCTGACGGCCAGGCGTGAGCAGGAGGACAGGGTGGAAGGGCTGGAGATGGGTGCCGACGACTATCTGACCAAGCCCTTCTCGCCGAGAGAGCTCGTGCTGCGGGTGAGGGCCATCCTGCGCAGGGTGTCCGAGTCCGGAAGAGGCGCCTGCGGACCGGTCCTGAGGGCGGGCGGCATCGTCCTCGATCTCGGCTCCTTCGATACCGACGTGGACGGAGAGCCCATCGCTCTGACCCCGACCGAATTCCGTCTTCTCCAAGCCCTGATGGAGCGACCCGGGCACACCCAGTCGCGGCGGCTCCTGCTCGAAAAGGCCTGGGGCTACTCGAGCGAGATCTCCTTCAGAATGCAGACCCGGACCGTCGACATGCACGTCAGGCGGCTGCGCACCAAGCTGGGACCTGCCGGCGAGCAGATACAGACCGTCCGCGGCTTCGGCTACCGATTCGGGTCTTCGGTCGCGCACGGATCGAGGCGGTGA